The Deltaproteobacteria bacterium genome has a segment encoding these proteins:
- a CDS encoding P-II family nitrogen regulator (indirectly regulates nitrogen metabolism; at high nitrogen levels P-II prevents the phosphorylation of NR-I, the transcriptional activator of the glutamine synthetase gene (glnA); at low nitrogen levels P-II is uridylylated to form PII-UMP and interacts with an adenylyltransferase (GlnE) that activates GlnA) — translation MRKIEAIIKPFKLDEVKEALNEIGIQGMTVVEVKGYGRQKGHTELYRGAEYVVDFLPKIKVEIIVQDEMVEKVIETIESASRTGRIGDGKIFITDIADVIRIRTGERGEDAI, via the coding sequence ATGAGAAAGATCGAAGCGATCATCAAACCCTTCAAGCTCGATGAGGTGAAAGAGGCTCTGAACGAGATCGGGATACAGGGAATGACGGTTGTCGAGGTGAAGGGATACGGAAGGCAGAAGGGGCACACCGAACTCTACCGGGGCGCAGAGTACGTCGTCGATTTTCTCCCGAAAATCAAGGTAGAGATCATCGTCCAGGATGAGATGGTGGAGAAGGTCATCGAAACGATAGAGTCGGCGTCGAGAACGGGGAGGATAGGCGATGGAAAGATTTTCATCACCGATATCGCCGATGTCATCCGGATAAGGACGGGAGAAAGAGGAGAGGACGCCATATAA